The following is a genomic window from Mycoplasma bradburyae.
TCTTATCATTGTATGATGATAAGATTCTAGAACTAGTTACCTTTAAATTATTTATTGACACTCCATCAGATGAACGATTAGCTAGAAGAATCGAGCGTGATTGTTTAGAACGTTCAAGAGATATCAAACAAGTTTTGTATCAATGACGTAATCAAGTTCGCATAATGCATCGCAAATATGTGCAAAAACAAAAAGAGGATGCAAACTTAATCTTACCTTGATATACTCTAAATAATGAAGGTATGAATATTATTGAAAATGCCATTATTCAGATGGCAAAAAATTAATTGTGTATAAACTTACTCACCATTCTCGAATACGAGCTATTCAACGTTTAGTTTTACAAGAAAAAAGTGATATCTTTATTGATTCTGAAATCAATGATATTTTAAGAGATATTTTGCCTTATTATATTGATAAAGCAAATAATGGTTATTTTGAGATTCCCAAGAAGTTTTTAATTGAAAAGAATAAGAGAACTTATGCTGTTATAAATCTTAATGATAATGTTATAACCACAATAAGTCCGATCTCGCCAAGTAAGTTTATTAAAATTTATGCTATGTCTTAATAATTAATTGACCTATTCATCAATTAAGTATTCATAATCACAGATAACAATAACATCATTGGGTTTAGCGCCCATACTTTTTAGTTGATCTTCAACACCAATCGCCTTAATTTTTTGACCAAGTCTGGTAATGTTATCAAGAGTTGTTTGTGGAATTTTTTTAAATCAATAAGTAAGTTTTTTAGAAGATACAATCCAGCGATTTTCTCCATCTCTTGTTACATCTAATGGATCATCATCAATCGCTTTTTCACCGTCATAGTGATAGACTTTTTCAACCACCGAAGGTGTTGAAAAAGGATTATCATCGTTTGAGGTATTAAGTGTTTTTTCATAAAGATTAAAAACACGATTAATTAAATTACCAACATCACCGTTGATAGCAGAAATAGGTCTTATATCGATATCTTTTTTTGCTAAATATTCACGAATTTTATTGAAATTTTCAATAGCACCTTCAGCATCCATTTTATTAGCTACTACTAACATCTTTTTATTAACTAATAATTGCGAATACTTCTTTAATTCGGTCATGATTTTTTCATAAGCATCAATGACATTATCATGATCAAATGGATTCATTGAAATTAAGTGAATTAATACTTCACAACGTTCAACATGACGTAAGAAATCATGCCCTAAACCATAACCTTCACTAGCATTTTCAATTAAACCAGGGATATCAGCAAATACAAGACGTTTGTTATTTAATTCAACCATTCCAAGAATTGGTATTAAAGTTGTAAATTGATAGTTAGCAATCTTTGGTTTAGCATTAGAAAGTTTGGAAATTAAAGTAGATTTACCAGCATTAGGATAACCAACAATACCTACATTAGCTAAATATTTTAATTCTAATCGAACTGAACGAACTTCACCTTCATCACCTAATTCATAAAGATTAGGAGCTCTTAGAGTTGATGATTTAAAAGCAGCATTTCCGCGACCACCTTTACCACCATTACAGATAATGAATTCTTGTTTATCGCGAACTAAATCAACGATAATTTCATTTGTATCTTCATCATAAACAGTAGTACCTATAGGCACTTTAATATATTTATCTTCACCATTTTGGCCAGAAGACATATCAGGTTTTCCATTATCACCATTGCTTGCTCGAATGATCTTAGAATACTTAAGACTTAATAATGTTGATTGGTTGTGGTCAGCTACTAAAATAACATTACCGCCCTTACCACCACTACCACCAGCTGGACCACCTTTATCATAGTGTGCTTCTCTTCTTCAAGCGATGATACCATCGCCACCATTACCAGCAATTAGTTTTAATTGACAACGATCTATAAATTGCATATTACGATTTTATTTATTCTTATCAGTTATTTTTATTGTTTCTTCTTGTTTTTGTTTTAGTTTATTGATTTCTAACTTGCGTTGGTTTTTATCTTCAACTTCATTAACTAGATCGTGAAGGTATACATAATCATTATATTGATCAAATTTAATTAAGAGTTT
Proteins encoded in this region:
- the obgE gene encoding GTPase ObgE: MQFIDRCQLKLIAGNGGDGIIAWRREAHYDKGGPAGGSGGKGGNVILVADHNQSTLLSLKYSKIIRASNGDNGKPDMSSGQNGEDKYIKVPIGTTVYDEDTNEIIVDLVRDKQEFIICNGGKGGRGNAAFKSSTLRAPNLYELGDEGEVRSVRLELKYLANVGIVGYPNAGKSTLISKLSNAKPKIANYQFTTLIPILGMVELNNKRLVFADIPGLIENASEGYGLGHDFLRHVERCEVLIHLISMNPFDHDNVIDAYEKIMTELKKYSQLLVNKKMLVVANKMDAEGAIENFNKIREYLAKKDIDIRPISAINGDVGNLINRVFNLYEKTLNTSNDDNPFSTPSVVEKVYHYDGEKAIDDDPLDVTRDGENRWIVSSKKLTYWFKKIPQTTLDNITRLGQKIKAIGVEDQLKSMGAKPNDVIVICDYEYLIDE